The following are encoded together in the Pseudoalteromonas piscicida genome:
- a CDS encoding phage major tail tube protein, producing MAISPKILKKFKLFVDGKGYLGIADEIQLPKVTVKTREVTSGFQAPVELDVGQLEKLEGTITLLEYNADMMKLLGDWSGATTPLTARGAIQAQGEAPVPVVVTLEGFFKEVDMGSWKDGEEAKLTLQYAIQKYKLQIGQDVIYEIDLYNDVRTVNGKDQMAALRAAIGA from the coding sequence ATGGCAATCTCTCCAAAAATTCTTAAAAAATTCAAGCTGTTTGTAGACGGTAAAGGCTATCTAGGTATTGCTGATGAAATCCAGCTACCAAAAGTAACCGTAAAAACTCGCGAAGTGACGTCGGGTTTCCAAGCGCCGGTTGAGCTTGATGTTGGCCAACTTGAAAAGCTAGAAGGCACAATCACGTTACTTGAATACAACGCGGACATGATGAAGCTACTTGGCGATTGGAGCGGTGCGACAACGCCATTAACGGCTCGTGGTGCAATCCAAGCGCAAGGCGAAGCGCCAGTACCTGTAGTGGTAACGCTTGAAGGCTTCTTCAAAGAAGTGGATATGGGCAGCTGGAAAGATGGCGAAGAAGCTAAGCTAACGCTGCAATATGCAATTCAGAAGTACAAGCTACAGATCGGTCAAGATGTGATTTACGAAATTGACCTATACAACGACGTTCGTACCGTTAATGGTAAGGACCAAATGGCAGCACTTCGCGCAGCAATCGGAGCTTAA
- a CDS encoding phage tail assembly protein, whose protein sequence is MKEIITLAFPITVDGHEYAELTMRRPKVRDRLMVDRADISESESEIRYFSHLCEVSPDIIEELDWSDFVKLRETLQAFLVSRQSA, encoded by the coding sequence ATGAAAGAAATCATTACCTTAGCATTCCCAATTACGGTCGATGGGCATGAGTATGCAGAACTGACAATGAGACGACCAAAAGTACGCGATCGGTTAATGGTGGATAGAGCGGATATCAGCGAGTCTGAAAGCGAAATTCGTTATTTCTCGCACTTATGCGAAGTTTCTCCAGATATCATCGAAGAGCTTGATTGGAGTGATTTTGTGAAGCTGCGAGAAACGCTACAAGCTTTTCTCGTGTCCCGCCAAAGCGCTTAA